One stretch of Saccharopolyspora erythraea DNA includes these proteins:
- a CDS encoding MFS transporter, with product MTLLRAPAPARRLLLPIILSGTFVQLFSVTVMQVAVVDVQRDLGAGEGESQLVLTGYTLTYACSLIISARLGDRYGYRRMFVAGMALFTVASVGSAAAPEAWLLVAGRLVQGVGSGLVAPQILSIIQSALPASHRPAALSAYGATMAAASLAGPVLGGVLIQLNPLGLGWRAAMLVAVPVGVAALLLSPSLPTSRKGPGAKRIDPVGAVLSLLGLGLLVLPLSVGRDAGWPMWTWVSLASALVLMTAFVFSQRRVADPLVHPSTLAEPATRWGLGIVFVFNAGVPSFTLLLSMHLQGAQGWSALGTGLTITPYAIGALVGSGIANVLGRRFGPGILSASAVTMALVSLVVAAITGEDSLLWVLWLALFLGGTGFGVFTASAFTHVIARVRAEAATSVSGLLPTAQQLGGTLGVTLAGIAYSVPATSTDDALWHAMTYEAATFALAAVFTVGLTGGMAGRATRAAPARPCPKTC from the coding sequence ATGACGCTCCTGCGTGCACCGGCTCCGGCACGACGACTCCTCCTGCCGATCATCCTGTCCGGCACCTTCGTCCAGCTGTTCAGCGTGACGGTCATGCAGGTGGCCGTGGTCGACGTGCAGCGTGATCTCGGCGCCGGCGAAGGCGAGAGCCAGCTCGTTCTCACCGGCTACACGCTCACCTACGCCTGCTCGCTGATCATCTCGGCTCGGCTGGGAGACCGGTACGGCTACCGGAGGATGTTCGTCGCCGGGATGGCGCTGTTCACCGTCGCCTCGGTCGGGTCGGCCGCGGCACCGGAAGCCTGGCTGCTGGTCGCGGGCCGCCTCGTGCAGGGCGTCGGCAGCGGGCTCGTGGCACCCCAGATCCTGTCGATCATCCAGTCGGCGCTGCCCGCGAGCCACCGGCCAGCCGCGCTGAGCGCCTACGGGGCGACCATGGCGGCGGCGTCGCTGGCGGGTCCGGTGCTCGGTGGTGTGCTGATCCAGCTCAACCCGCTGGGCTTGGGCTGGCGGGCCGCGATGCTGGTGGCAGTACCCGTCGGAGTCGCCGCCCTCCTGCTGTCACCGTCGCTGCCCACCAGCCGGAAAGGGCCTGGGGCGAAGCGCATCGATCCGGTCGGCGCGGTCCTGAGCCTTCTGGGACTGGGCCTGCTGGTGCTGCCCCTGTCGGTAGGGCGCGATGCCGGGTGGCCGATGTGGACGTGGGTGAGTTTGGCGTCGGCATTGGTCTTGATGACCGCGTTCGTGTTCTCCCAGCGCAGGGTGGCGGACCCGCTCGTGCACCCCTCCACGCTGGCCGAGCCCGCGACGAGATGGGGCTTGGGGATCGTCTTCGTCTTCAACGCGGGAGTGCCGTCCTTCACGCTGCTGCTGTCGATGCACCTGCAGGGCGCGCAGGGCTGGAGTGCGCTCGGGACCGGGCTGACCATCACGCCGTACGCCATCGGGGCTCTGGTCGGCAGCGGGATCGCGAACGTCCTGGGGAGGCGCTTCGGCCCCGGGATCCTCTCCGCGTCCGCCGTCACGATGGCGTTGGTGTCCCTCGTCGTCGCGGCGATCACGGGTGAGGACAGCCTGCTGTGGGTGCTCTGGCTCGCTCTGTTCCTCGGCGGCACAGGGTTCGGGGTGTTCACCGCCTCGGCGTTCACCCACGTCATCGCCAGGGTTCGCGCCGAGGCCGCCACATCGGTCTCGGGCCTGCTCCCGACAGCGCAGCAGCTCGGCGGGACGCTGGGCGTCACGCTCGCCGGCATCGCCTACTCGGTGCCCGCCACCAGCACCGACGACGCGCTGTGGCACGCCATGACCTACGAGGCCGCGACGTTCGCCCTGGCCGCGGTCTTCACGGTCGGCCTGACCGGCGGAATGGCTGGTCGCGCAACTCGAGCGGCACCAGCACGACCGTGCCCGAAGACCTGCTAG
- a CDS encoding alpha/beta fold hydrolase gives MTRPSSSETVVLFVHGAWHSSLHWAATLRALARHDLAGIAIDLPGSGLGAPVPTGYLQPGQPGLASEKSALAGVTPAQITDVVLDALAAVRTRFRNVVLVAHSAGGAPASAAAERAPELVDHLVYLSSFVPAGRPRFSDYIEAEQNAGAVRIPPLGDPAELGAFRINPLSPDPADIDVIRRAFLNDLPATAPDTWRQFLHPDQPFTSVTTPVPVSPERWGRIPRTFIRLTDDLALPLVTQDLMIDEANQVVPDLPLQVRTLPGGHSPFVTRPAELAAVLASVALQRAAR, from the coding sequence GTGACCCGTCCGTCCTCGTCCGAGACCGTCGTCCTGTTCGTCCACGGTGCATGGCATTCCTCGCTGCACTGGGCGGCAACGCTGCGCGCCCTGGCGCGCCACGACCTCGCCGGCATCGCCATCGACCTGCCTGGCAGCGGGCTCGGCGCGCCGGTCCCCACCGGCTATCTCCAGCCCGGGCAGCCGGGACTCGCCAGTGAGAAGTCGGCGCTGGCCGGGGTCACGCCGGCTCAGATCACCGACGTCGTGCTGGACGCGCTGGCCGCGGTCCGCACCCGGTTCCGCAACGTGGTGCTGGTCGCCCACAGCGCAGGCGGGGCCCCTGCCTCCGCCGCCGCCGAGCGGGCCCCCGAACTCGTCGACCACCTCGTGTACCTCTCCTCGTTCGTCCCCGCGGGCCGTCCCCGGTTCTCCGACTACATCGAGGCGGAACAGAACGCGGGCGCGGTCCGGATCCCGCCGCTCGGGGACCCGGCCGAGCTGGGCGCCTTCCGGATCAACCCGCTGTCGCCCGACCCAGCCGATATCGACGTCATCCGCCGAGCCTTCCTGAACGATCTTCCCGCGACCGCTCCCGACACCTGGCGGCAGTTCCTGCACCCGGACCAGCCCTTCACGAGCGTCACCACACCGGTACCGGTCTCGCCCGAACGCTGGGGACGGATCCCCCGCACGTTCATCCGGCTGACCGACGACCTGGCGCTCCCGCTCGTCACCCAGGACTTGATGATCGACGAGGCCAACCAGGTGGTGCCGGACCTCCCGCTGCAGGTCCGCACCCTGCCGGGCGGCCACTCACCGTTCGTTACCCGGCCAGCGGAGCTCGCGGCGGTGCTCGCGAGCGTCGCCTTGCAGAGGGCCGCCCGATGA
- a CDS encoding LysR family transcriptional regulator, with protein sequence MEARHLRYALALAEHQHFGRAAASLGIAQPPLSTQIAALEREVGERLFHRTSRGVLPTAAGEAFLTRARSALAEMRLAQVDAGRAARGETGRLRIGFIGSALLDPLPGVLGRFRRTHPQVRLSLQELDTPTGTAALLAGELDVAVGRGSPRGTGVEDLVTVPIGADHLVAVVSAAHPFAGRPSIDVEQLGREPLVVSPDAASSYLRPVFGPHPAVLDGATMARDIHTIAGLAACCVGVGLGPHRMRLIARDDIWFCDVEPRFRLPDLQMSFRVTDRSPVLAAFLSVVRRNCAEVGSRLDELLARHPSAVADVAGG encoded by the coding sequence GTGGAAGCCCGTCACCTCCGCTACGCGCTCGCGCTCGCCGAGCACCAGCATTTCGGCCGCGCGGCGGCGTCGCTGGGGATCGCCCAGCCTCCGTTGTCGACCCAGATCGCCGCTTTGGAACGAGAGGTGGGTGAGCGGCTGTTCCACCGCACCTCGCGCGGGGTGCTGCCGACCGCCGCCGGAGAAGCCTTCCTCACCCGGGCGCGCAGCGCACTCGCCGAGATGAGACTCGCGCAGGTCGACGCGGGCCGGGCGGCGCGCGGGGAAACCGGGCGGCTGCGGATCGGGTTCATCGGGTCCGCGCTGCTCGACCCGCTGCCGGGAGTGCTCGGCCGGTTCCGCCGCACCCACCCGCAGGTCCGGCTCTCGCTCCAGGAACTCGACACCCCCACGGGGACGGCGGCCCTTCTCGCCGGCGAGCTGGACGTTGCCGTCGGGCGGGGCAGCCCTCGCGGTACCGGAGTGGAGGACCTCGTCACCGTGCCGATCGGCGCGGATCATCTGGTGGCCGTGGTATCCGCTGCGCATCCCTTCGCCGGGCGCCCGTCCATCGATGTCGAGCAGCTGGGCCGGGAGCCGCTCGTGGTCAGCCCGGACGCGGCGAGCTCCTACCTGAGACCGGTGTTCGGGCCGCACCCGGCCGTCCTCGACGGCGCCACGATGGCGCGCGACATCCACACGATCGCCGGGCTGGCCGCGTGCTGCGTCGGAGTCGGGCTCGGCCCGCACCGCATGCGGCTGATAGCCCGCGACGACATCTGGTTCTGCGACGTCGAACCCCGGTTCCGGCTGCCGGATCTGCAGATGTCCTTCCGCGTGACCGATCGGTCGCCGGTGCTGGCGGCGTTCCTGTCCGTCGTGCGACGCAACTGCGCGGAGGTCGGTTCACGCCTCGACGAACTGCTCGCTCGGCACCCGTCTGCCGTTGCCGATGTGGCCGGCGGCTGA
- a CDS encoding citrate/2-methylcitrate synthase — MTLVEDAVDNGEVPGWALRAGTALERALARGRSRPVPMNIDGATAIVFSELGFPPELGRGLFVLSRSIGILSHAWEEKSAGTRIKGPLPRPLLPDYNGPAHHDLSDRNST; from the coding sequence CTGACACTGGTCGAAGACGCCGTCGACAACGGCGAGGTACCGGGCTGGGCGCTACGCGCCGGCACCGCCCTCGAACGCGCGCTGGCCCGCGGTCGCAGCCGCCCCGTCCCGATGAACATCGACGGCGCCACCGCGATCGTCTTCAGCGAACTCGGCTTCCCACCCGAACTCGGCCGCGGCCTGTTCGTCCTCTCCCGCAGCATCGGCATCCTCTCCCACGCCTGGGAGGAGAAATCAGCAGGTACCCGCATCAAGGGGCCACTGCCCCGCCCGCTGCTGCCCGACTACAACGGTCCCGCTCACCACGACCTGAGCGACAGAAACTCCACCTGA
- a CDS encoding tetratricopeptide repeat protein, with protein sequence MGEYAFDLGSYGRPVTTSSPAAQKWFDRGLNWTFGYVHEEADACFRKALEHDPDCAMAHWGIAYAIGPNYNKPWELFDEQEITETLRRSRDAVAKARSAMAGASEVEQALITALEARYQADTPAPDLSVWSDAYTDAMREVVRRFPDDPDVITLAAEAMLNRTPWNMWDLRSGDPAPGADTLECKALLEHGIEVVRGRGDRPHPGIWHLYIHLMEMSGTPEAALRVADELRRLVPDSGHLAHMPTHIDVLCGNYQDVVDWNHIGIEKDVKYWEYAGALNFYSLYRVHNYHFKMHGAMLLGRFEPAMEAARTMLETIPDELVRLQSPPMADWLEAYMSVETHALVRFGRWRELIADPLPDEPELYCMTTAMNHYGKAIAHANLKQHDEAAQAQRLFEEAAAKVPETRRLHVVECHDILAVAREMLTGEVEYHKGNHALAFAHLRKAVENEDNLPYDEPWGWMMPSRHALGALLLEQGQVEEAAAAYEADLGLDDTIIRANRHPNNVWALVGLHECYTRLQRTTEARMIKPQLDVALARADASISASCFCRESSSCCG encoded by the coding sequence ATGGGTGAGTACGCTTTCGACCTGGGTTCGTACGGCCGCCCGGTGACGACTTCTTCGCCGGCGGCGCAGAAGTGGTTCGACCGGGGCCTGAACTGGACGTTCGGTTACGTCCACGAAGAGGCCGACGCCTGTTTCCGGAAGGCGCTCGAACACGATCCGGACTGCGCGATGGCGCATTGGGGCATCGCTTACGCCATCGGTCCGAACTACAACAAGCCGTGGGAGCTGTTCGACGAGCAGGAGATCACCGAGACGCTGCGGCGGTCGCGAGACGCAGTCGCGAAGGCGCGGAGCGCGATGGCCGGTGCTTCCGAGGTCGAGCAGGCGCTGATCACGGCTTTGGAGGCGCGTTATCAGGCCGATACGCCCGCACCGGATCTGTCCGTGTGGAGCGATGCCTACACCGATGCGATGCGGGAGGTCGTCCGGCGGTTCCCCGACGATCCTGACGTGATCACGCTGGCTGCCGAGGCGATGCTGAACCGCACGCCGTGGAACATGTGGGACCTGCGCTCCGGCGATCCCGCGCCCGGCGCGGACACCCTGGAGTGCAAGGCGCTTCTCGAGCACGGCATCGAGGTCGTGCGCGGTCGCGGCGATCGGCCGCATCCGGGGATCTGGCACCTCTACATCCACCTCATGGAGATGTCGGGTACTCCCGAGGCAGCGCTGCGCGTCGCCGACGAACTGCGCCGGCTGGTCCCGGACTCCGGGCACCTGGCGCACATGCCGACCCACATCGACGTGCTGTGCGGCAACTACCAGGACGTCGTGGACTGGAACCACATCGGCATCGAGAAGGACGTCAAGTACTGGGAGTACGCGGGAGCGCTGAACTTCTACTCGCTCTACCGGGTGCACAACTACCACTTCAAGATGCACGGGGCGATGCTGCTCGGCCGGTTCGAGCCGGCGATGGAGGCCGCGCGCACGATGCTGGAGACCATCCCGGACGAACTGGTGCGGCTGCAGAGCCCGCCGATGGCCGACTGGCTCGAGGCCTACATGTCGGTCGAGACGCATGCGCTCGTGCGCTTCGGCAGGTGGCGGGAGCTCATCGCCGATCCGCTGCCGGACGAGCCGGAGCTGTACTGCATGACCACGGCGATGAACCACTACGGCAAGGCCATCGCGCACGCCAACCTCAAGCAGCACGACGAGGCGGCCCAGGCGCAGCGGCTGTTCGAGGAGGCGGCCGCGAAGGTGCCGGAGACCCGGCGCCTGCACGTCGTGGAGTGCCACGACATCCTCGCCGTCGCCAGGGAGATGCTCACTGGAGAGGTCGAGTACCACAAGGGAAACCACGCGCTCGCCTTCGCGCACCTGCGCAAGGCCGTCGAGAACGAGGACAACCTGCCCTACGACGAACCATGGGGCTGGATGATGCCCAGCAGGCACGCGCTGGGCGCGCTGCTGCTGGAGCAGGGGCAGGTCGAGGAGGCTGCCGCGGCCTACGAAGCCGACCTGGGCCTCGACGACACGATCATCCGTGCGAACCGGCACCCGAACAACGTGTGGGCGCTGGTGGGTCTGCACGAGTGCTACACGCGATTGCAGCGCACGACCGAGGCGCGGATGATCAAGCCGCAACTGGATGTCGCACTCGCTCGTGCCGACGCGTCGATTTCGGCTTCCTGCTTCTGCCGGGAAAGCAGTAGCTGCTGCGGCTAG
- a CDS encoding LysR substrate-binding domain-containing protein, which yields MLNPWRLRLLGLLDTLGTVRAVAETLHLSPSTVSQQLTVLENETRSRLLERSGRRVRLTRAGIVLARRGREILDRMAEAEAELRAMNDEPIGTVRLGVFQSAIHTLAVPATTRLAESHPHLNVELVESEPHESSPALRTGELDVIVTTTDYVKFPWDRDLEIIPLGIDPVVLVLPSDHPLTRRRVVDLAACATESWACDRPGSYMAELTQRLCRESGFEPRVACRFSNYLMLLQHVEAGRSVTLLPALAVAPDHAVATRELTTPVHRNVAIVRRRRTALRAAVDAVVETLLDHPHIPALSAPGSARRP from the coding sequence ATGCTGAACCCGTGGCGCCTGCGCCTGCTCGGCCTGCTCGACACCCTCGGCACCGTCCGAGCCGTGGCCGAGACGCTGCATCTGAGCCCGTCGACCGTGTCGCAGCAGCTCACCGTGCTCGAGAACGAGACCCGCAGCCGGCTGCTGGAACGGTCCGGGCGCCGGGTGCGACTGACCCGGGCCGGAATCGTCCTCGCCCGGCGGGGCCGCGAGATCCTGGACCGCATGGCCGAGGCCGAAGCCGAGCTGCGCGCCATGAACGACGAGCCGATCGGCACCGTCCGGCTCGGGGTCTTCCAGAGCGCGATCCACACCCTCGCCGTCCCGGCCACCACCCGGCTGGCGGAGTCGCACCCGCACCTGAACGTCGAGCTGGTCGAGTCCGAGCCGCACGAGAGCAGCCCCGCGCTGCGCACCGGCGAGCTGGACGTCATCGTCACCACCACCGACTACGTCAAGTTCCCGTGGGACCGCGATCTCGAGATCATCCCGCTCGGGATCGACCCGGTGGTGCTGGTCCTGCCGTCCGACCACCCGCTGACCCGCCGCCGGGTGGTCGACCTCGCCGCGTGCGCGACGGAATCGTGGGCCTGCGACCGTCCAGGCTCGTACATGGCCGAGCTGACCCAGCGGCTGTGCCGCGAGTCAGGCTTCGAGCCCCGCGTGGCCTGCCGGTTCAGCAACTACCTGATGCTGCTCCAGCACGTCGAGGCCGGCCGCTCGGTCACGTTGCTGCCCGCCCTCGCCGTCGCCCCCGACCACGCAGTCGCCACTCGCGAGCTGACCACGCCGGTGCACCGCAACGTCGCGATCGTGCGGCGCCGGCGAACAGCCCTCCGCGCGGCCGTGGACGCCGTCGTCGAGACGCTGCTCGACCACCCGCACATCCCCGCCCTGTCCGCACCCGGCTCCGCGCGACGCCCCTGA
- a CDS encoding aspartate aminotransferase family protein, which translates to MLDDTVRAAAERHLVRYSGRGAFSPEIIDRAEGSSVVTEDGRELLDFTSGQMSAILGHAHPEIVATVREQVGRLDHLYSGMLSRPVVDLARRLAGTLPEPLEKAMLLTTGAEANEAALRMAKLVTGGHEVVSFARSWHGMTQAAANATYSAGRAGYGPATPGNFALPVPDRFRPDIVDADGNLDWRRQLDLGFDLIDAQSVGSLAACLVEPILSSGGVIDLPPGYLAALRDKCHERGMLLIVDEAQTGLCRTGDWYAFERDGVVPDILTLSKTLGAGLPLAAVLTSAGIEQEAHDRGFLFFTTHVNDPLPAAVGNTVLDVLTRDRLDLRARELGDRLRGGLDELAGKHPVIGDVRGRGLLVGLELLGDGPSGGDADKLGAAVTRRCAELGLHMNIVQLPGMGGTFRIAPPLTTTDVEIDRGLAILDTALTEAAG; encoded by the coding sequence ATGCTGGACGACACCGTGCGCGCCGCCGCCGAACGCCACCTGGTCCGCTACTCGGGCCGCGGGGCCTTCAGCCCCGAGATCATCGACCGCGCCGAGGGCAGCTCGGTGGTCACCGAGGACGGCCGCGAACTGCTCGACTTCACCTCGGGTCAGATGAGCGCCATCCTCGGCCACGCGCACCCGGAGATCGTCGCGACCGTTCGCGAGCAGGTCGGCCGGCTCGACCACCTCTACAGCGGAATGCTGAGCCGCCCGGTCGTCGATCTCGCCCGGCGGCTCGCGGGGACGCTGCCGGAGCCGCTGGAGAAGGCCATGTTGCTGACCACGGGGGCGGAGGCGAACGAAGCCGCGTTGCGGATGGCCAAGCTGGTCACCGGTGGGCACGAGGTCGTCTCGTTCGCCCGGTCCTGGCACGGCATGACCCAGGCCGCCGCGAACGCCACCTACAGCGCCGGGCGGGCCGGGTACGGGCCCGCTACGCCCGGCAACTTCGCCCTGCCGGTTCCCGACCGGTTCCGGCCCGACATCGTCGACGCCGACGGGAACCTCGACTGGCGCCGTCAGCTCGACCTCGGCTTCGACCTGATCGACGCCCAGTCGGTCGGCAGCCTCGCGGCGTGCCTGGTCGAGCCGATCCTGAGTTCCGGAGGTGTCATCGACCTCCCGCCGGGTTACCTGGCCGCGCTGCGGGACAAGTGCCACGAGCGGGGCATGCTGCTGATCGTGGACGAGGCCCAGACCGGGCTGTGCCGCACCGGTGACTGGTACGCGTTCGAGCGCGACGGCGTCGTCCCGGACATCCTCACCCTGTCCAAGACCCTCGGCGCCGGGCTGCCCCTCGCCGCCGTGCTGACCAGTGCCGGGATCGAGCAGGAGGCCCACGACCGCGGGTTCCTGTTCTTCACCACGCACGTCAACGACCCGCTGCCCGCCGCGGTCGGCAACACCGTCCTGGACGTGCTGACGCGTGATCGCCTCGATCTGCGCGCCCGCGAGCTCGGCGACCGGTTGCGGGGCGGGCTGGACGAGCTCGCCGGGAAGCACCCGGTGATCGGTGACGTCCGCGGGCGCGGCCTGCTGGTCGGGCTGGAGCTGCTGGGGGACGGGCCGAGCGGCGGGGACGCCGACAAGCTCGGCGCCGCCGTCACCCGCCGCTGCGCCGAGCTCGGGCTGCACATGAACATCGTGCAGCTGCCCGGCATGGGCGGGACGTTCCGCATCGCTCCGCCGCTGACCACCACCGACGTCGAGATCGACCGCGGCTTGGCGATCCTCGACACCGCCCTGACCGAAGCTGCCGGTTGA
- a CDS encoding acyl-CoA dehydrogenase family protein — translation MVQTQEVGPRAPRHRTGDTVTFDDVLAELAERRAEFAEQRFVPKDFVARLEQLGLYRAATPARFGGEPMAPADFLDRIERISVVDGSTGWVASFGSSLIYLAALPLATQAELYRDGPDVVFAGGLFPVQPAAPTGSGFLVNGHWKFASGCMGADVLGVGIPGDDSTAGKPRTALLRPEQVEIVQDWDVVGMRATGSFDLVVRDVEVPREWTFIRGGEPTVDEPLYHYPGIAYAAQVLAVVGAGVARAALNHAEEAGSGYAGVTGAPKLAERPYYRAEIAAAEAALRSARAWFYELSHEVWETVVAGDSATDEQNAHLRLASAHLAKTSSDVVSRLVEVSGTAPIYRSNPLQLLLGDALVPKQHAFLGPSMYESAGAVLMGLPPTTPGFR, via the coding sequence ATGGTGCAAACCCAGGAGGTTGGTCCCAGGGCGCCGCGTCACCGCACGGGTGACACCGTCACCTTCGACGACGTGCTGGCGGAGCTCGCCGAGCGGCGGGCGGAGTTCGCCGAGCAGCGCTTCGTTCCGAAGGACTTCGTCGCACGCCTCGAGCAGCTCGGCCTCTACCGCGCCGCCACCCCGGCGAGGTTCGGCGGCGAGCCCATGGCGCCCGCCGACTTCCTGGACCGGATCGAGCGGATCTCGGTGGTCGACGGGTCCACCGGCTGGGTGGCCAGCTTCGGTTCCTCCCTGATCTACCTGGCCGCGCTTCCGCTGGCGACCCAGGCCGAGCTCTATCGGGATGGCCCGGACGTGGTCTTCGCGGGCGGTCTGTTCCCGGTCCAGCCGGCCGCGCCCACCGGAAGCGGCTTCCTGGTCAACGGGCACTGGAAGTTCGCCAGCGGCTGCATGGGCGCGGACGTGCTCGGTGTCGGCATCCCCGGCGACGACTCCACCGCGGGCAAGCCGCGCACCGCGCTGCTCCGTCCCGAGCAGGTCGAGATCGTTCAGGACTGGGATGTCGTCGGAATGCGCGCGACGGGTTCCTTCGACCTCGTCGTCCGCGATGTCGAGGTGCCGCGGGAGTGGACGTTCATCCGCGGGGGAGAGCCCACCGTCGACGAGCCGCTCTACCACTACCCGGGCATCGCCTACGCCGCGCAGGTTCTCGCGGTCGTCGGCGCGGGAGTCGCGCGTGCCGCCCTGAACCACGCCGAGGAGGCCGGCAGCGGCTACGCCGGCGTCACGGGTGCGCCCAAGCTGGCCGAACGGCCCTACTACCGTGCCGAGATCGCGGCCGCCGAGGCTGCGCTCCGCTCGGCGAGGGCCTGGTTCTACGAGCTCAGCCACGAGGTGTGGGAGACCGTCGTCGCCGGAGACAGCGCCACCGACGAGCAGAACGCGCATCTCCGCCTCGCCTCGGCCCACCTGGCCAAGACCTCCTCCGACGTCGTCAGCCGCCTGGTCGAGGTCTCCGGCACCGCACCGATCTATCGCAGCAACCCGCTGCAGCTCCTGCTGGGCGACGCGCTGGTCCCCAAACAGCACGCCTTCCTCGGGCCGTCGATGTATGAGTCCGCCGGCGCCGTGCTCATGGGACTACCGCCCACGACCCCCGGCTTTCGCTGA
- a CDS encoding SDR family NAD(P)-dependent oxidoreductase, giving the protein MNQDFQEAVRDTPGGTAEGQVAVVTGGANGLGEVIVRRLHSGGCRVAVADLDGHAATALAEELDGTRATARGYAADVSIRAALEQLLADVLADFHGVHILVNNAARTQAKPLLEITPDELDAVMAVNFNGMFNACQIFGAYLAEHGYGRIVNMASLAGQNGGTATGGHYASSKGAIISATKVFARELAPRGVTVNAVSPGPQDSPMVRSIVGEENLESYRRTIPVGRLGNPAFIAEMVALLASPDAASVTGACWDANGGLYMR; this is encoded by the coding sequence ATGAACCAGGACTTCCAGGAAGCCGTGAGAGACACGCCGGGGGGCACCGCTGAGGGGCAGGTCGCCGTCGTCACGGGTGGCGCCAACGGACTGGGCGAGGTCATCGTGCGCCGCCTTCACTCCGGCGGCTGCCGCGTCGCCGTGGCCGACCTCGACGGCCATGCCGCTACGGCGCTGGCCGAGGAACTCGACGGCACCCGCGCCACGGCACGGGGATACGCCGCCGACGTGAGCATCCGCGCCGCTCTGGAGCAACTGCTGGCCGACGTCCTCGCCGACTTCCACGGCGTGCACATCCTGGTCAACAACGCCGCTCGTACCCAGGCCAAGCCGCTGCTGGAGATCACGCCCGACGAGCTCGACGCCGTCATGGCGGTGAACTTCAACGGCATGTTCAACGCCTGCCAGATCTTCGGCGCGTACCTCGCCGAGCACGGCTACGGCCGGATCGTCAACATGGCGTCGCTGGCCGGGCAGAACGGTGGCACCGCGACCGGCGGCCACTACGCGTCGTCCAAGGGAGCGATCATCTCGGCGACCAAGGTCTTCGCTCGCGAGCTCGCTCCCCGAGGAGTCACCGTCAACGCGGTCTCGCCCGGGCCGCAGGACAGCCCGATGGTGCGCTCGATCGTCGGCGAGGAGAACCTCGAGAGCTATCGGAGAACCATTCCCGTCGGCAGGCTCGGCAACCCGGCTTTCATCGCCGAGATGGTCGCCCTGCTCGCCTCTCCGGACGCCGCTTCGGTCACCGGCGCCTGCTGGGACGCCAACGGTGGGCTCTACATGCGCTGA